One Gordonia sp. SID5947 genomic region harbors:
- a CDS encoding nuclear transport factor 2 family protein: protein MLSIEEISARLEIQQILTDYSTAVDSGRFDDLDSVFTPDAVVDYSVMGGIVGGPAEVKAWLAEVLPSFSAYCHLLGNHDMRVAGDTATTRTLCLNPMQTPDSSTFLIGIWYADTWLLTDDGWRIRTRTLEKCFDKQL from the coding sequence ATGTTGAGCATCGAAGAGATCTCCGCACGACTCGAGATCCAGCAGATCCTGACCGACTACTCGACCGCGGTCGACTCGGGCCGGTTCGACGACCTCGACAGCGTCTTCACCCCGGACGCCGTCGTCGACTACAGCGTCATGGGTGGCATCGTCGGTGGACCTGCCGAGGTCAAAGCGTGGCTCGCCGAAGTCCTTCCGAGCTTCTCGGCCTACTGCCATCTCCTGGGTAACCACGACATGCGGGTGGCGGGCGACACCGCGACCACCCGCACCCTGTGCCTCAACCCGATGCAGACACCGGATTCGTCGACCTTCCTGATCGGGATCTGGTACGCCGACACGTGGCTGCTGACCGACGACGGTTGGCGGATCAGGACACGAACACTCGAGAAGTGCTTCGACAAACAGCTCTGA
- a CDS encoding class III extradiol ring-cleavage dioxygenase produces the protein MAMSEAMTRQPALFLSHGAPPLVDSERWVSELSALAGRLDRPSAILVVSAHWEAAPLTIGSTDPTTPLTYDFWGFPDRFYRTTYWSPGAHDLADRIAGSVPDGEPIAHDRHRRLDHGAYVPLTVMYPDADIPVLQISLPTLDPERLLDLGRRLAPLRDEGVLIIGSGFTTHGLPYLTDRTPEATPPGWSAEFDAWAQERFAAGDVESLIDFRNRAPGMPYAHPTIEHFSPLFVALGASSGVEQKPDQVIDGFWMGLAKRSLLLH, from the coding sequence ATGGCCATGTCAGAGGCAATGACACGTCAACCCGCGCTCTTCCTGAGCCACGGCGCGCCCCCGCTGGTCGACAGCGAGCGCTGGGTGTCCGAACTGTCGGCACTCGCGGGTCGCCTCGACCGGCCGTCCGCGATCCTCGTGGTGTCGGCGCATTGGGAGGCGGCACCGCTGACCATCGGATCGACCGACCCCACCACCCCGCTCACCTACGACTTCTGGGGCTTCCCCGATCGCTTCTACCGCACCACCTACTGGTCACCCGGTGCCCACGATCTCGCCGACCGGATCGCGGGATCGGTGCCCGACGGCGAACCGATCGCCCACGACCGCCATCGCCGCCTCGACCACGGTGCGTACGTGCCGCTGACGGTGATGTATCCCGACGCCGACATCCCGGTCCTCCAGATCTCCCTGCCCACGCTCGACCCCGAACGACTGCTCGACCTCGGTCGCCGTCTGGCCCCCTTGCGAGACGAGGGCGTGTTGATCATCGGGTCCGGTTTCACCACTCACGGACTCCCCTACCTCACCGACCGGACGCCCGAGGCGACCCCGCCGGGCTGGTCGGCGGAATTCGATGCCTGGGCTCAGGAGCGGTTCGCCGCAGGAGATGTCGAGTCCCTCATCGACTTCCGCAATCGCGCCCCGGGGATGCCCTACGCGCACCCGACCATCGAGCATTTCTCACCACTGTTCGTCGCGCTCGGCGCGAGCAGCGGCGTCGAGCAGAAGCCCGATCAGGTGATCGACGGCTTCTGGATGGGGCTCGCAAAGCGGAGCCTACTGCTGCACTGA
- a CDS encoding TetR/AcrR family transcriptional regulator yields the protein MAVSRPTDKSDEVQRAPRARMTGPQRRLQLIEVARGLFAERGFEGTSIEEVAQRAGVSKPIVYEHFGGKEGLYAVVVDREMETLLEMVTSSLTKNRSLYRVQQVALALLTYMEERTDGFRILVRGDRTGGDETTTYSSLLNDAISQVEHILASDFERRGFDPALAPLYAQALVGMVSVTAQWWLDVREPPKEVVAAHLVNLCWNGLTRLEPDPKLVGPDYVENRERTTVED from the coding sequence ATGGCAGTGAGCCGCCCCACCGACAAGTCCGACGAGGTGCAACGCGCACCGCGGGCGAGAATGACCGGTCCGCAGCGCCGACTACAGCTGATCGAGGTCGCCAGAGGGCTGTTCGCGGAACGCGGTTTCGAGGGGACCTCGATCGAGGAGGTCGCACAGCGCGCAGGCGTGTCCAAGCCGATCGTCTATGAGCACTTCGGCGGCAAGGAAGGTCTCTACGCGGTCGTGGTCGATCGCGAGATGGAGACCTTGCTGGAGATGGTCACCTCGTCGCTGACCAAGAATCGTTCGCTCTACCGCGTTCAGCAGGTGGCTCTGGCGTTGCTCACCTATATGGAGGAGCGAACCGACGGGTTTCGCATCCTGGTCCGCGGGGATCGCACTGGTGGTGACGAAACAACCACGTACTCAAGCCTTCTCAATGATGCGATCAGTCAGGTCGAGCACATCCTGGCAAGCGATTTCGAACGTCGTGGCTTTGATCCCGCGTTGGCGCCTCTGTATGCGCAGGCGCTGGTCGGAATGGTGTCGGTGACCGCGCAGTGGTGGTTGGACGTCCGGGAGCCACCCAAGGAAGTCGTGGCGGCGCATCTGGTGAATCTGTGCTGGAACGGACTCACCAGGCTCGAACCCGATCCGAAGCTCGTCGGGCCCGATTACGTGGAGAACCGAGAACGCACCACCGTCGAGGACTGA
- a CDS encoding GNAT family N-acetyltransferase translates to MVSIRPARQADCAAVADIYRHYVEHTVATFDYEAPDREAWEAKLAAITSARRPFLVAADAAGSVLGFAYLGSFRDKRAYAWTAEDTIYLDPDAGGRGIGSALLGALLEAADPDNVRQVIAVIAAAGGEASIALHTKHGFTEVGRTPAVGYKFDQWIDCVYLQRPLR, encoded by the coding sequence ATGGTCTCGATCCGTCCCGCCAGGCAGGCCGACTGCGCCGCGGTCGCCGACATCTACCGACATTACGTGGAGCACACGGTCGCGACGTTCGACTACGAGGCGCCCGATCGCGAGGCCTGGGAGGCCAAACTCGCGGCGATCACTTCTGCCCGCCGGCCGTTCCTGGTGGCCGCCGACGCCGCCGGGTCGGTCCTCGGCTTCGCCTACCTCGGCTCCTTTCGCGACAAGCGTGCGTACGCCTGGACGGCCGAGGACACGATCTACCTGGACCCGGACGCCGGGGGACGGGGGATCGGCTCGGCGTTGCTCGGTGCGCTGCTCGAGGCGGCCGACCCGGACAACGTGCGGCAGGTGATCGCGGTGATCGCCGCCGCAGGCGGAGAGGCGTCGATCGCGCTGCACACCAAACACGGCTTCACCGAGGTCGGCCGAACGCCGGCGGTGGGCTACAAGTTCGACCAGTGGATCGACTGCGTGTATCTCCAGCGACCGCTGCGCTGA
- a CDS encoding ABC transporter permease, with amino-acid sequence MQLWDYVQGHAATLTFLTYQHASLAFQTVLVGAVIAVLVAVLVYRLPFFSAFTLTTSRVALTIPSLALLALLIVPFGLGVVPSFIMLAFFATMPVIGNAIVGLRSVPPSVIEAAQGIGLSRWRILVSVELPIAWPVILTGIRVATQMIIGVAAIVAYVLGPGLGSLIFSGLSRLGGANALEMALTGTILIVIIALVFDGLLVLLGRLTISKGLS; translated from the coding sequence GTGCAACTGTGGGATTACGTCCAAGGGCATGCGGCGACGCTGACCTTTCTCACGTATCAACACGCCTCGCTGGCATTTCAGACGGTGTTGGTCGGCGCCGTGATCGCGGTTCTTGTCGCCGTCCTGGTCTATCGACTGCCGTTCTTCTCGGCCTTCACCCTGACGACCAGCCGGGTTGCGCTGACGATCCCCTCGCTGGCACTCCTGGCGCTGTTGATCGTGCCGTTCGGACTCGGTGTGGTGCCGAGCTTCATCATGCTGGCCTTCTTCGCGACGATGCCCGTCATCGGCAACGCGATCGTCGGCTTGCGGTCGGTCCCACCGTCGGTGATCGAGGCGGCGCAGGGTATCGGCCTGTCCCGCTGGCGAATTCTGGTCTCCGTCGAGTTGCCGATCGCCTGGCCGGTGATCCTCACCGGTATTCGCGTCGCCACCCAGATGATCATCGGTGTCGCCGCCATCGTCGCCTACGTACTCGGTCCCGGGCTGGGTTCGCTCATCTTCAGCGGTCTCTCCCGGCTCGGGGGTGCCAATGCCCTCGAGATGGCCCTCACCGGAACAATTCTCATCGTCATCATCGCGTTGGTGTTTGACGGCCTCCTCGTCCTGCTCGGCCGCCTCACGATCTCCAAAGGACTCTCATGA